Within the Candidatus Woesearchaeota archaeon genome, the region ATTAGCAGATTCACAAAATATAATAACAAAAGATACAGTAAAAGTACTTGCTAAAGCAGAAGCTCAAGCAACAGCAATTAAAAACAAAGTAACAAAAGAATAAGACCAACGAAAGTACAATACTATACAATTAGGAGGAACAAAAAATGGAATATGTATATGCAGCATTACTCCTGCACAAAGCAGGGCAAAAAGTTGATGAAGAATCAGTAAAGAAAGTACTAACAGCAGCAGGCGTTCAAGCAGATGATGGAAGAGTAAAATCACTAATAGCAGCACTAGATGGAGTGGACATAGAAGAAGCTATAAAATCAGCAGCAATAGCACCAGCACCAGCAGCAGCGCAAGCAGCAGCACCAGCAGCAGAAGAGAAGAAAGAAGAGAAGAAAGAAGAAAAGAAAGATGATGGAGCTGCAGCAGCAGGACTAGGCGCACTTTTCGGATAAGCTTAAAAAACAATTTTTTTAATTTTTTTAAACTAATTTTTCATCAGTGATACCAACATGTTACAAGAACAAGAAAAGGAAAAGCTCTTAGAGACACTAAAAAAAGCAAAAGATGAAGTAAACAATCTAAAAAAGAGACTGAACGAGCTTAACAAAGAAAAAGAAAAATGGTTCTCAAAAAAAGCAGAAATAGGTACACAAATAAAAAGCAAAATAAATCAAGTTAAAGACCTAAAACAAAAAAGAAATCAATTCTCAACAGAAGTAAAAACTCTAAAAGACAAAAGAAACCAACTAAACACAGCAATAAGCACAAACATAAAAGACTTAGTTCACAAAGATGATAAAACTGATATAAAAAGAGACAAAAATAAAAGTTATGGATTCATAAAAAAACAAATAGAAAAAATAGAATATAACATGGAAACAACTCCTATGAAGTATGCGCAAGAACAAAAACTGATGAAACAGCTAAAACAGCTAAGAAAAGAACTAGAAACGTTAGCACCAATAAGAGAGGCAACAAAAGAAATAAAAGAAAAAAGCAAAGAAACAGACAAACTCAAAAAAGAAGCAAATAAACTGCACAAAGATATGCAAGAAAAAGCACAATTAAGCCAACAATATCACGAAGACCTAATAAAGCTATCAAAAGACATAGACGAACTAAAAGAAAAAGAAGAAGAAGCATTCAAACAATTCTCAGAACAAAAAGACGTATTTACAGAAGCAAACAAAGATTTAAAAGAAAAATTAAAAGCTGTAAATGAACTACAAAGCAAACTTCAAGAGCATAACATAGAATTCAAAGAAGAACGGCAAAGAAATGATAGACAAGAACTAAAGAAAAAAGCAGCAGAAGTAGAAGAAAAACTAGAAAAAAGAAAAAAACTAACAACAGAAGACCTACTAATACTGCAAAGAACAGGAAGCACAGGACAAAAAAAGAAGCCAAACAAAGAACAACAAAACGACACAGAAAACAAATAATTATTTCTTTATAAAATACTATAACAAAAATTATTTCTAAAAACAAAAAATTGAACTTAAAACTAAAAAATACCTAAATGCTGACGATAAGAACACAAAAACTCCATAAACTCCTGTGAAAATTCACAAAAGACAAGTAAAAATATAAACAAAACACCACTTCTAAACATATGACTTTACACATAATAAGCTTAGGACTTGGAAATCTTAGAGATATAACAATAAATGGCATGAATGCAATAATGAAATCAAAACTAGTATTTCTAGAAAATTACACGGCAATAATGAACTGCACACAAAAAGAAATGGAAAACTTCTATCAAAAAAAAATAATCCTAGCCACAAGAGAACTAGTAGAAAAAGAATCAGACAAAATACTAAACCCTGCAAAAACAGAAAATATAGCATTCCTAGTAGT harbors:
- the rpl12p gene encoding 50S ribosomal protein P1, with amino-acid sequence MEYVYAALLLHKAGQKVDEESVKKVLTAAGVQADDGRVKSLIAALDGVDIEEAIKSAAIAPAPAAAQAAAPAAEEKKEEKKEEKKDDGAAAAGLGALFG